aaaaaaaaaaaaaaaaaaagttacaggtATCAAAACTTTAGATGCATTGCATTGAAAAGAAGGTTTGTGCACATCATAATTTAAAGAGGCAAAACAAGGCGCTACGGAAACCTCACATTAAATAGTTTATTATTAAGCCGATGGACAGGAGCAAGTGGTCTCTTTGTCTCAGCTTCCCTTGTACTCCATGAGCTgagggaagaggtgggaagggtggATTCATTTTCGCATGCACAAGATGAACTGCTTAACAAAACACTATCAGCTTGTTTAAATGGACCTTTTAAACACCGACTGTAGCCTGTGTTGGCTAATTCTCCTTTCTAACTTCCCCCAGTGCTTTCGCCTGCATTTCACCTATATCGGCAGACGGAGCAGAATGCCTCCTTCAGAATGCACCTGTCTGCACAATTCAAAAAGGGatagtggggaggaggggtgggtgtTGGGTTCAAAGCAACCGTCAGTCCAGCAATGCCCATGAGTTTATCTGGAACTGCTTCCGGGGGCGGAGAACAGATCTGAGTAGCTGTGCTGCCGCCCGGGTGGGTTTAGCACTAGGTATCTGGTGACTGTGGCGCGGAGGGGCCGGTGtgacggggtgggggcagggcgggcCGAGGCTGCTCAGTTGCCTTCTCCGGCCTCCTCGTCCTGCTGGTCGCTGGACCAGAGGGTGAGGTTGTCTCGCAGCAGCTGCATGATGAACGTGGAGTCCTTATAGGAATCCTCGTTTAGTGTGTCCAGCTCGGCTATGGCGTCGTCGAAGGCTTGTTTGGCCAAGAGGCAGGCCTGCTCAGGCGCGTTCTGGATCTCGTAGTTGAACACGGAGAAGCTGAGGGCCAGGCCCAGCCGGATGGGGTGCGTCGGCTGCATGTGCTCTTTGCTGATCTTGAAGGCTTCCCTGTAGGCAGCCTCCGAAGCTTCCACCACACTGTTCTTCTCGCCGGAAGCCACCTCGGCCAGGTAGCGGTAGTAGTCGCCCTTCATCTTCAGGTAGAAGACCTTGCTCTTGTACTGGAAGTCGTTGCAGTTCTTGATGAGGAACTTGTCCAGCGGGGCCAGCATGTCGTTGCACACCGACTCCAGCTCCTTCTCGATCTTCTCCTGGTAAGCCTTAACCTTCTCCAGCTTCTTCTCGTTTCCATCGGCCATGGTCTTCCGCTCGAGGCTGCTGATGACCCGCCAGGATGACCGCCGGGCCCCGACCACGTTCTTGCAGGCCACGGACAGAAGGTTGAGGTATTTGTTGGAGAGAGGCTCGTTGAGCTCGGTCACCGCCTTCATGGCGGAGGCCATGTCGTCGTAGCGCTCCGCCTGCTCGGCCAGCCGCGCCCGCTGCAACAGCTGCTCGCGGTCCGCATGTCGCTGTAGTCCGGCCTCGCTTCGCGCCCCACTCGCTTGCTCGCCCGCCCGTCCGCTCCGGGTCGCCGTGGAGGCCGCCGCCCCGCGCACTGTGGCTCGCCCCGCGGACGCCACCGAGCccagaaattatattttcaaatattatttctctaCCCTTTCTTCCATTCTCTTCTTCTAGAATTCCTGCTATGTGAATATAGGAAACTTTCCACCCATCTTCCATTTCTCTTAACTATTATGCTTTAATATTTGTTATCTTCCTGTCCCTCTGTCTATAGGTTACACTATCCACTGCACTTTgtatttcaatgatttttttctataccCAAGAATCTTTAAtactaataatattttctttaaattgacttactttgggaaaaagaaaaatttcttttagaaCTAGTCTATCTGATAATTACCACTACAGATATGTCTGCTACTTACAGCTGTGATATAAAACATTAAAGTAATGtaccaattaaaatttaaatgtctgctcagatatcatttaaaattatcttaagtGTATGACCTCTTTGAAACCTGCTGCCTTAGATAAACTTGGCCCTGGTGCACTTATCAGAAGAGAGATATCCCACAAGACCATAGAGGATCTTAACGCTCCACGCTACTAATGACTGACTCAATTACAACACATCAACATACAATGAATCTGAATATtgaattgcttttctttcttcaaaaaaataaatataagactAACTTCATGTAGAGAACTCAACACGTTCCAGACGACTACAGGCATTATTGGCACTGAAAGGGATCTTGTaaaccaggaaaaataaaaaaacaatttcaaGTTAAACCAAAACAATTTTTGCATAGGGATTACTAGTATTACGCAGCAATAAGATAATGCACATCTTAGAAAAAGGATTCTCAATGAATTCTGAAGAAACTGGTcttgctgctttttaaaagttgaataaaaatttaaaaataaatctgctgAAACCATTTTCAGATATTAGCTCATCGACGACTTAAATAGGAATTCAGTGTTCAGGTTTATTACCTTTGGCAATTCCCATTCTGACCGAGATCCATCTGCACTGTAGTAATATTGTCTACCTTGATCGTCAACATGCTTGAGccactataaaaacaaaacaagtgttttttttttaatttaagtaaacTTGAGTTTAAGCCTATACAACCAGAGATACTAGATGATATTCTTATGAATTCTGTTCTACTTGCTCAAgaacattgtaaaaaaaaaaaataacaaatttatacTAACAGACTTGCATTTTAAGTTtggtaaaaataagtaaactataaacattaaaatgtgaATCTATCTTTTATCCAATGCCAATGTCAAGCTAGTGATTCAAGCACCACTTAACAACATAACAAAAAATATACAACATAAAGATACACAGATGTATGTGCACTGGACACAGGTtgagaaattaacaaaaaaattttttcaatctTTAAGGATAAAATTACTAAACAATTTAACCCAAGCCATGCAAACCCTTAGGAACTCCCTCCTGTAGCCAACACATCTTACTCAATACAATTTAAATGACACCAACAACAAAACCTCATACAATACAGGGAATATGAGAAGACAACGAAGATACAAACATATGATCTTGactgtgaaatgaatgaaaatcattGTTTCCTTATGTTCTAGAGCCAAGTAAAGCAGGAATGAGGGGTAAAAACCTGTCTCTATTTATTCCCAAGGGTCTTAAATTCTTTATGTTAGCACAACCAACCAGTCACCTTCTCAGATGATAAACATGTAAAATTTCAGCATGCATTCCCAAACTAGgtcattaatgataaaaatactcGATTCATGGTTTTTGTTTTACACAACTTGGTTATAAAAGAAAAGGGAGTACAGAAAGTGAGACAGGATATCATAATGCTGGCATGTTGAGAAAACCATTCCCAAAAAACTATTCctcaagaaaaatacaaagaaatatgtTTGCTCAAGAAGTCTAAACAGAATGACACTCAAAAGGTCTGCTCTTAAACAGGTCTGTCTTAAATAGGTCGACACCACAAAAATCACTGCAATTACAAGCAGTTTAAAACCATGAACCAGTAGTGACACTGAGTTTTCGTACTGTCAGTTGACATGATTACAGAATTACAGTAAGATATTTTCATGAGTTCTTAAAATACTACTAAAACTTTAGGACACACTATTTTACGTGCggattctaccaaaaaaaaaaaaaaaccagatgagaaaaaaagaatgtaccTTCTCCTTGGTAAAGTCACTGGTATATAAGGTATGCCCACGTTCATCCAACTCTTCTGACCAACCCCTTGGAGGAGAACCACACTGACTATCTGACTGGCTGTGACAACTGCTGTGGTAGTTCTCTTCTGATGAAAGAAGCTATAAATAGTCAGAAACATaaggatttttcttctttgaatacatatatatgcagatatGCAGCAGTTGAAACTAAGCAATTGACGTTGGCTATAATGTACTAAGATCttgaacatatttaaatattttaattttcaaaacaaattgtTTAGTCTTTTAAATGGTACATTGTAAGTGGTGAGGTTTAAATGGTACGTTGTAAGTGGTGAGGTGAAattaataatagttattttatCACATTAATGCAACCCTAGAAAAATTCACTATAATGAGACTGGAAACAATGTTTTCAGACTGGGAAAGGCTACCTTCTATTTAATGCTGCTTTTGAACTGAAACCAGGTTTAAAGTGGCaggggtgtgtatgtgtaagcAAAGCGGGGAGGTGAGGGCCCTTCATCAGACTGAGATTGTTGAAAGTTCTCAGCTATTTATCACAAGTTCCCAACCAAAAGCCTGGCAAAGAGTGCTCAAATATATcttcaactatttttttaaagtgtgtgggatggagagaggggagggaagacacTAGGTTTGTAACACTATATTTTATGTTCTAATTTAATGGCAAGTTGTCTTAATCCACTCAACCGAATGCTTATTTAAAACTATTAGAAACTGAACtttgaaacaagaaaaaatattgagaaaattcAAACACGATacagaaagatgaagaaattccGTACAGTTTAGGTGTGCTTTACTTCAAACTCCAAACATACAGGAAGACTGAGAACAGCTAACAATTGCTGTTTTCTTTAACTAGAGGCACCGTAATATGAGCAGCG
Above is a window of Camelus dromedarius isolate mCamDro1 chromosome 26, mCamDro1.pat, whole genome shotgun sequence DNA encoding:
- the LOC105086861 gene encoding 14-3-3 protein eta-like codes for the protein MASAMKAVTELNEPLSNKYLNLLSVACKNVVGARRSSWRVISSLERKTMADGNEKKLEKVKAYQEKIEKELESVCNDMLAPLDKFLIKNCNDFQYKSKVFYLKMKGDYYRYLAEVASGEKNSVVEASEAAYREAFKISKEHMQPTHPIRLGLALSFSVFNYEIQNAPEQACLLAKQAFDDAIAELDTLNEDSYKDSTFIMQLLRDNLTLWSSDQQDEEAGEGN